One Neoarius graeffei isolate fNeoGra1 chromosome 16, fNeoGra1.pri, whole genome shotgun sequence DNA segment encodes these proteins:
- the pla2g10 gene encoding group 10 secretory phospholipase A2: MTALYRIFLVLSVSMASLVAQRSVRSKRSLLELAGIIKCSTSRPALLYVMYGCYCGLGGKGWPRDRADWCCHKHDCCYGDAEAAGCQTTTDKYQWTCEDKEANCDCLTDRCEKILCQCDRDIGRCLRKAPYNKKYAFWPDFLCGHVHPTCNIY; encoded by the exons ATGACAGCTCTGTATCGGATATTCCTGGTCCTCTCAG TCAGTATGGCTTCACTGGTGGCCCAGAGGTCTGTGAGGAGTAAGAGAAGTCTACTGGAGCTCGCTGGGATCATTAAGTGCAGCACAAGCAGGCCAGCGTTATTGTATGTGATGTATGGTTGTTATTGTGGGCTTGGAGGGAAAGGCTGGCCCAGAGACAGGGCAGACTG GTGTTGCCACAAGCACGACTGCTGTTATGGTGATGCGGAAGCAGCAGGCTGTCAGACAACAACTGACAAGTATCAATGGACTTGTGAGGACAAAGAGGCTAACTGTG ATTGCCTTACAGACAGATGTGAGAAAATCCTCTGCCAGTGTGACAGAGACATAGGCAGGTGCCTAAGAAAGGCCCCTTACAACAAGAAATATGCCTTTTGGCCAGACTTTCTGTGTGGCCATGTTCATCCTACCTGCAATATATACTGA